Proteins found in one Aspergillus chevalieri M1 DNA, chromosome 2, nearly complete sequence genomic segment:
- the SEC18 gene encoding AAA family ATPase SEC18 (BUSCO:EOG09260NC6;~COG:O;~EggNog:ENOG410PIAG;~InterPro:IPR039812,IPR041569,IPR003959,IPR003338, IPR029067,IPR027417,IPR003593,IPR003960,IPR009010, IPR004201;~PFAM:PF17862,PF00004,PF07724,PF02933;~go_function: GO:0005524 - ATP binding [Evidence IEA];~go_function: GO:0016887 - ATPase activity [Evidence IEA];~go_process: GO:0035494 - SNARE complex disassembly [Evidence IEA]) codes for MFNRTNYSNPFSSSRSGGPPSREGYSVPGQGPPPSYGQPMPGAGGRPGQMPMPSRPPVGAKPPAGGGNWVLRPAKSPDNNYTFGNLVAVSPSDFPPTRDGLDLLLLVNGLFVFSARPYPNFPPGNISMSDPQRTWAGVAFTDSVNVQIYDPFSQGGQAYLGSTDIEVGFAGKKRVETPYDQDDLGNAVAKNFENQIFAPGQKILMDHRSIPLLLTVKTVQRVDLSSEKADLSGGAVETDPTARGILTRHTQFNFFKDARTGINMKPSARRPASNSIIQPDFKFENMGIGGLDAEFSTIFRRAFASRIFPPGLVDKLGIQHVKGMLLYGPPGTGKTLIARQIGKMLNAREPKIINGPEVLNKFVGQSEENIRKLFADAEKEYKEKGEESGLHIIIFDELDAVCKQRGSGGGGGTGVGDSVVNQLLSKLDGVDQLNNILLIGMTNRMDMIDEALLRPGRLEVHMEISLPDEHGRGQILKIHTQKMRDNSVMDQDVDLEELALMTKNFSGAEIAGLVKSASSFAFSRHVKVGTMASIGDDVVNMKVNRSDFHHALDEVKPAFGVSEEELSSRIQYGIIHYSPIINEILREGDLFVKQVGQSTPLFSVLLHGPTASGKTALAARIAIDSGFPFIKLISPEDMVGYNEMAKVHHISKVFEDAYKSRTSVVVVDNIERIIDWVPIGPRFSNTVLQTLMVFLRKQPSKDRRLLVLATTTQRAVLKNLDVYNSFNADIMVPNVNTYNELRYIMEQSEAFDAQEIAQALEEIGGIIDDGKIGVGVKKVLLGIETAKQDVDKVGRFVRVINRAIEEERIFE; via the exons ATGTTTAACCGCACCAATTACTCAAATCCCTTCAGCAGCTCCAGGAGCGGAGGGCCTCCTTCACGAGAGGGCTATTCGGTACCTGGTCAAGGGCCCCCTCCATCTTATGGTCAGCCAATGCCTGGCGCAGG GGGACGACCAGGTCAGATGCCAATGCCATCCAGGCCGCCGGTTGGAGCGAAGCCTCCGGCCGGAGGTGGTAACTGGGTACTGCGGCCTGCAAAGAGCCCGGATAACAATTACACATTTGGGAACCT AGTTGCAGTATCACCCTCTGATTTTCCTCCGACGCGCGACGGACttgatcttctcctcctcgttAACGGCCTTTTCGTCTTCTCCGCACGGCCATACCCCAACTTCCCACCGGGAAACATCAGTATGTCGGATCCGCAGCGGACGTGGGCTGGGGTTGCGTTCACAGATTCTGTCAACGTACAAATCTACGATCCTTTTAGTCAAGGCGGGCAGGCCTACCTTGGCTCTACAGATATCGAAGTAGGATTCGCCGGCAAGAAGAGAGTTGAGACGCCATACGACCAAGATGACCTGGGAAATGCGGTGGCCAAGAACTTTGAAAACCAAATATTTGCTCCTGGTCAAAAAATTTTGATGGATCACCGGAGTATTCCGCTTTTGTTGACCGTCAAGACGGTCCAGCGGGTTGACCTGAGTTCAGAGAAGGCAGACCTTTCCGGCGGAGCAGTTGAGACAGATCCCACTGCGAGGGGTATTCTGACCAGACATACTCAgttcaacttcttcaagGATGCACGGACCGGTATCAACATGAAGCCGTCCGCTCGCCGGCCCGCATCCAACTCCATCATCCAGCCGGACTTCAAGTTCGAGAACATGGGTATTGGAGGCCTCGACGCGGAGTTTAGCACAATCTTCCGTCGTGCATTCGCTTCCCGTATCTTCCCTCCAGGCCTTGTCGACAAGCTGGGTATCCAACACGTTAAGGGTATGCTGCTTTATGGGCCTCCAGGGACGGGTAAAACTTTGATTGCGCGGCAGATTGGTAAAATGTTGAACGCCAGAGAACCCAAAATCATCAACGGTCCTGAGGTGTTGAACAAATTCGTCGGTCAGTCAGAAGAGAACATCCGGAAGCTCTTCGCCGACGCGGAGAAGGAATACAaagagaaaggagaggaaaGTGGACTTCACATTATCATCTTTGATGAATTGGATGCTGTATGCAAGCAGCGTGGCagcggaggaggtggtggcaCCGGCGTGGGAGATAGTGTGGTCAACCAGCTTCTCTCCAAGCTTGACGGTGTAGACCAGCTCAACAACATTCTGCTCATTGGTATGACGAACCGAATGGATATGATTGATGAAGCTTTGCTGCGTCCTGGTCGTTTGGAAGTGCACATGGAGATCTCCCTCCCGGACGAGCATGGACGTGGCCAGATTCTGAAGATCCATACCCAGAAGATGCGGGACAACAGCGTCATGGACCAAGACGTCGACTTGGAAGAGCTTGCGCTTATGACCAAGAACTTCTCGGGTGCCGAAATTGCTGGCCTCGTGAAGTCAGCATCTTCGTTTGCGTTCTCGCGACATGTCAAGGTTGGCACGATGGCCAGCATCGGTGACGATGTTGTTAACATGAAAGTCAACCGTTCTGACTTCCATCACGCGCTTGATGAAGTCAAACCGGCATTCGGTGTGTCGGAAGAGGAACTCTCCAGCCGCATACAGTACGGGATCATCCACTACTCTCCTATTATAAACGAGATCCTGCGGGAAGGAGATCTATTCGTGAAGCAAGTCGGGCAATCTACTCCGCTATTCTCCGTCTTGTTGCACGGACCCACGGCAAGTGGAAAGACAGCATTAGCAGCTCGGATCGCCATTGACTCTGGCTTCCCCTTTATCAAACTCATTAGTCCCGAGGACATGGTAGGATACAATGAAATGGCCAAGGTCCATCACATCAGCAAGGTCTTCGAAGACGCCTACAAAAGTCGCACGAGCGTCGTTGTCGTTGACAACATCGAGCGAATTATCGACTGGGTCCCGATCGGTCCCCGTTTCAGCAACACCGTTCTTCAGACCCTGATGGTATTCCTCAGGAAGCAGCCAAGCAAGGACAGGCGCCTTTTGGTGCTGGCCACCACCACACAGCGCGCGGTGCTGAAGAATCTCGACGTGTACAACTCGTTCAACGCTGACATTATGGTTCCGAACGTCAACACATACAATGAATTGCGG
- a CDS encoding uncharacterized protein (COG:S;~EggNog:ENOG410PPME;~InterPro:IPR039875,IPR019339;~PFAM:PF10197) — MPLHLLGKKSWNVYNPENVARVRRDEAQAKAREEEEERRMQEVDAEHRIQILRGERPSTPPLPPASPPSAAQHEKRSRRDGETGRYNKKRRRLAGEDDTDREIRLAREDAQLADGKRAELTRSETSDAPLEDGAGHINLFPSETARAPVEKNAEAEAEATEKKRRYEDQYTMRFSNAAGFSQSVGRTPWYSVSGREAAAPEFMSGKDVWGNEDPMRKQRDMVRMDANDPLVAMRKGVKQLKTVEQERKRWNDERSRELEALKAEDREGSCRHRRGQSPSRGSISENSLEGFKLDASSDRQRDDKGRERNSHRHHHRNRHQRNRSRDRSRRHHSHSHSRSRSHRHHRDHHESRHDNRRSSRRP, encoded by the exons ATGCCTCT ACACCTCCTGGGAAAGAAATCATGGAACGTCTACAACCCGGAGAACGTCGCCCGCGTCCGGCGCGACGAAGCGCAAGCCAAAGCacgagaagaggaggaagagcgcCGCATGCAAGAAGTAGATGCTGAGCATCGAATCCAAATTCTACGAGGAGAGCGCCCATCTACTCCTCCCCTACCACCAGCCTCACCGCCGTCAGCTGCGCAACATGAGAAGAGAAGCCGCAGGGACGGAGAAACAGGGCGATACAATAAAAAACGGAGACGCCTGGCTGGCGAAGATGATACGGATCGCGAGATCAGATTGGCAAGGGAAGATGCGCAACTCGCGGACGGTAAAAGGGCGGAGCTGACTCGCTCGGAAACGAGTGACGCACCGCTTGAAGATGGTGCTGGCCATATCAACCTCTTCCCCTCTGAGACAGCGCGCGCGCCTGTAGAGAAAAATGCCGAGGCGGAAGCGGAGGCAACTGAGAAGAAGCGCAGGTATGAAGATCAGTACACGATGCGTTTCTCCAATGCTGCTGGATTCAGTCAGTCTGTTGGCAGGACACCATGGTATTCGGTTTCAGGAAGAGAAGCTGCTGCGCCAGAATTTATGTCTGGAAAAGACGTTTGGGGAAATGAAGATCCTATGCGGAAGCAAAGAGACATGGTTCGGATGGATGCAAATGATCCTCTAGTGGCGATGAGGAAGGGTGTCAAACAGTTAAAAACGGTAGAGCAAGAACGCAAGAGATGGAACGATGAAAGAAGTCGAGAACTGGAAGCTTTGAAAGCGGAAGACAGAGAAGGGTCATGCCGCCACAGACGGGGACAATCACCATCCAGAGGATCTATTTCAGAGAATAGTTTGGAGGGGTTCAAACTCGACGCATCTTCAGACAGACAGCGGGATGACAAAGGTCGGGAAAGGAATTCGCATAGGCATCATCACCGGAATCGGCATCAGCGTAATAGGAGTCGTGATCGCTCACGGAGGCATcattcgcattcgcattcTCGTTCTCGTTCACATCGTCATCACCGCGATCACCATGAGAGCAGGCATGATAATCGCAGGTCGTCTCGCAGACCATAG
- a CDS encoding protein arginine methyltransferase RmtB (COG:K,O,T;~EggNog:ENOG410PFG1;~InterPro:IPR036236,IPR029063,IPR041698,IPR025799;~PFAM:PF13649,PF08241,PF13847;~go_function: GO:0016274 - protein-arginine N-methyltransferase activity [Evidence IEA];~go_process: GO:0018216 - peptidyl-arginine methylation [Evidence IEA]) — translation MSTFPTSECPPKDEDTRSTTSAEDSDVTDEEGWEDLEPDQEEFEPIVGLFSDKIYPDVNAMLQESKDKHDFDLRKIQKEFDLDFIGLIKLVNYIRSEVKAGNTAPDVSSTDKFDDEAYMKPVLEDDALLYSLGDIAEEDEPEASGGNDAERRVVELQEDLERLQTQFTEYRLAVQRSMEEQLTQEDNKLSSAGPSMRNKNKIEEADSDYFVSYQYNGIHESMLKDTVRTDSYRDFIYDNKRLFQDKVVLDVGCGTGILSMFCAKAGAKKVIAVDNSDIIDRAKEIVYENGFGDVITCIRGKIEEVTLPVQQVDIIVSEWMGYCLLFEAMFDSVIYARDRYLAPDGLMVPSDATLRIAPFADSDFIASHISFWHSVYGFNMKSMLTGIYDEANVRSIQPSALPGDSSVFLKLPLHTITVEELSFLKEFQVTLKEDIDTLDGWSIWFDIFFMPSRNATVPDDAVPSEMQKKGYVAFTTGPYGTETHWQQGVLLIDHGRKGGVPLKKGQTISGKVGYQKKEPNARTLNITVDWDAQEGGKGSQKWSL, via the exons ATGTCCACCTTTCCAACCTCCGAGTGTCCTCCGAAGGACGAAGATACCCGCTCTACAACCTCAGCAGAGGACTCCGACGTAACCGACGAAGAAGGCTGGGAGGATCTTGAGCCCGATCAGGAAGAATTTGAGCCCATTGTGGGCTTATTCTCCGACAAGATCTACCCCGATGTGAATGCGATGCTGCAGGAGAGCAAGGACAAGCATGATTTTGATCTGCGGAAGATTCAGAAGGAGTTTG ATTTGGATTTTATTGGTCTGATCAAACTTGTCAACTATATTCGATCCGAGGTCAAAGCCGGAAATACGGCCCCCGATGTATCTTCCACGGACAAGTTCGACGACGAAGCCTACATGAAGCCCGTGTTGGAAGACGATGCTCTCTTATACAGCTTGGGCGACAttgcggaggaggatgagcCTGAGGCGTCCGGCGGAAACGATGCTGAGCGCCGTGTGGTCGAGTTGCAGGAAGATCTTGAGCGTCTCCAGACTCAATTCACCGAATACCGATTGGCTGTCCAACGGTCGATGGAGGAACAATTGACTCAGGAGGATAATAAATTGTCATCCGCTGGCCCATCAATGAGGAACAAGAACAAAATTGAGGAGGCCGATTCGGATTACTTCGTGTCCTACCAGTATAATG GCATCCACGAGTCCATGCTCAAAGATACAGTCCGTACTGATTCCTATCGTGATTTCATTTACGACAACAAGCGCCTTTTCCAGGACAAGGTTGTGCTGGATGTCGGATGTGGCACGGGCATTCTCTCCATGTTCTGCGCCAAGGCCGGTGCCAAAAAGGTCATTGCTGTCGACAACTCAGACATCATCGACCGGGCCAAAGAAATCGTTTATGAGAATGGCTTTGGTGATGTGATCAC ATGCATCCGCGGCAAAATCGAAGAAGTTACTCTCCCCGTGCAGCAGGTTGACATTATCGTGTCCGAATGGATGGGATACTGCCTGCTTTTCGAAGCCATGTTTGATTCCGTCATCTACGCCAGAGACCGCTATCTCGCACCCGATGGACTCATGGTCCCATCCGACGCTACTCTCCGCATTGCTCCGTTCGCTGACTCGGATTTCATAGCCTCGCATATCTCCTTCTGGCACTCGGTGTACGGCTTCAATATGAAGAGCATGCTCACCGGCATCTACGACGAGGCAAACGTCCGCAGCATCCAACCGTCTGCACTTCCTGGAGACTCATCAGTCTTCCTAAAGCTCCCATTGCATACCATCACCGTTGAGGAGCTATCATTCTTGAAAGAATTTCAGGTCACCCTTAAGGAAGATATTGACACACTCGATGGCTGGTCCATTTGGTTCGATATCTTCTTCATGCCTTCAAGAAACGCTACGGTTCCAGACGATGCTGTTCCTTCGGAAATGCAGAAGAAAGGCTACGTTGCTTTTACTACAGGACCATATGGAACCGAGACGCACTGGCAACAGGGTGTTCTGCTCATCGACCACGGCCGGAAGGGTGGCGTGCCATTGAAGAAGGGCCAGACCATCAGCGGAAAGGTTGGTTATCAGAAGAAAGAGCCAAATGCGCGCACGCTGAACATTACCGTCGACTGGGATGCGCAGGAGGGCGGTAAGGGATCCCAGAAATGGAGTTTGTAA